The DNA region ATGGCGTGCATGCGCGTGTAGCCGTGCCGCGCGGCGCAGCCCGAGCCCGGGCGCCGCTTGTTGCACTCGGCGAACGCGGGGTCGGTGAAGTACGGGCACCGCGTGCGCTGGAGGAGATTGCCGCCGACGGTGGCCATGTTGCGGAGCTGCGGCGATGCGCCGGAGAGGAGCGCTTCGGCCAGCGCGGGATAGCGCCCGCGGATCAGGGGATGCGCGGCGACGTCGGAGTTTCGGGCGAGGGCGCCCATGGTGACGTCGCCGGCCGGGGCCTCCGCGATCTCGGCCAGGGGCAGGCGATTCACGTCGACGAGCTGCTCGGGCTCCTCCACTCCCTGCTTCATGAGGTCGATGAGATTGGTGCCGCCGGCGAGGAACCGCACGGTAGGGCCTCGGCCGGCCGCACGCACCGCCGCGTGCACGTCCTCGACCCGGCGATAGGCGAAGGGCTTCATCGGGCGCGCCCGTGCGCGGCCTGCCCGCGCGCCGCCGCCCGGACGGCGGCGACAATGTTGGTATAGGCGCCGCAGCGACAAAGATTGCCGCTCATGCGCTCGCGGATCTCGTCGTCCGTGAGCTCGACGTCGGCGATGCGGTCGAGCGCGGGCGTCACCGCGCTGGGCTCGCCCAGGGCGACCTCCTCGAGCAGGCCGGCTGCCGAGCAGAGCTGCCCGGGCGTGCAGTAGCCGCACTGGTAGGCGTCGTGCTCGAGGAACGCAGCCTGCACGGGATGGAGGCGGCCGTCGGGGCCGGCGAGGCCCTCGACCGTCGTCACCTGATCTCCGTCGACGGTCACCGCCAGCGTCAGGCACGCGTTGACCCGGCGTCCGTTCACGAGCACGGTGCAGGCGCCGCACTGCCCATGGTCGCACCCCATCTTGGTCCCCGTCAGACCGAGAGCTTCCCGGAGGAAGTCGAGTAGGGTGACCCGGGGGTCCTCCGGCAGGGGGCGGGAGGCTCCGTTGACCCGGACGTGCGCGACGGCTCGATCGCCTCCGATCGGTTTGGTGAAATCGGGTCCCGACATCGGCGGTCCTCCTCGCCGGCAGAATTTTGCAACGGGAGTGCCACGGGCCGAGCAGCGCGAAGTCGAGGAGTTGGCGGCGGCCAACGGGATCGGCGATCCCGCTGCGCGTCGAGACTGCCGGGTAAAAGACGCGGGCCGCTCAGCGGAAGTGCGGCATGACCTCGCGGGCGAAGAGCTCCATGGAGCGGCGGATCTTGTCCTGGGGCAGGCCGCCGAAGTTCATCCAGCAAAGGACATGGCCCACCCCCATCGCGCGCATCTCCTCGAGCTTGGCGATCACGGTGTCCGGGGAGCCGAAGGCCAGCGTCTCCTCCACCAGGCCTTCCCACGTCACCTTGGCGAAGCGCTCCGCGGCGGCGCGGAATCCGGGCTGGAGGCTCGGATGTGCG from Candidatus Methylomirabilota bacterium includes:
- a CDS encoding 2Fe-2S iron-sulfur cluster-binding protein, whose protein sequence is MSGPDFTKPIGGDRAVAHVRVNGASRPLPEDPRVTLLDFLREALGLTGTKMGCDHGQCGACTVLVNGRRVNACLTLAVTVDGDQVTTVEGLAGPDGRLHPVQAAFLEHDAYQCGYCTPGQLCSAAGLLEEVALGEPSAVTPALDRIADVELTDDEIRERMSGNLCRCGAYTNIVAAVRAAARGQAAHGRAR